The following are encoded in a window of Aerococcus sanguinicola genomic DNA:
- the efp gene encoding elongation factor P produces MITTNDFKNGLTIKDGDTLYRIVDFQHVKPGKGSAFVRSKLKNLRTGALLDKTWRAGEKVETAHIDNDAMQYLYASGDMHVFMDNQTFEQIEIPSEQIEEELKYLLENMEVQVTSYEGEILGVSLPTTVELEVKQTEPGIKGDTASGGSKPATMETGLVVNVPFFVNEGDHLIINTNDGEYVSRA; encoded by the coding sequence ATGATTACAACAAATGATTTTAAAAACGGCTTAACCATTAAAGATGGCGATACACTCTACCGCATCGTGGATTTTCAACACGTTAAGCCAGGTAAGGGGAGTGCCTTTGTTCGCTCTAAATTAAAAAATCTACGGACAGGTGCGCTTCTCGATAAGACTTGGCGCGCTGGCGAAAAAGTAGAAACTGCTCATATTGACAATGATGCCATGCAATATCTTTATGCTTCTGGGGATATGCATGTTTTCATGGATAATCAAACTTTTGAACAAATTGAAATTCCAAGCGAACAGATTGAAGAAGAACTGAAGTACTTATTAGAAAATATGGAAGTTCAAGTAACCTCTTATGAAGGTGAAATCTTAGGGGTTAGCCTGCCAACAACAGTAGAATTAGAAGTTAAACAAACAGAACCCGGTATCAAGGGGGATACAGCCTCAGGTGGTAGCAAGCCAGCTACTATGGAAACAGGTTTGGTGGTTAATGTCCCATTTTTCGTTAACGAGGGAGACCATCTGATCATCAACACCAATGACGGAGAATATGTATCACGCGCTTAA
- a CDS encoding Asp23/Gls24 family envelope stress response protein: MAERTGMLTAEDQACLGSFNIAPKVIEDIASQACRDFEEVNLLSSWRANFNDWMNRDQAVILYQNEDHEIFLEIALSLKYGVNVPETMTRLQQHVFEEVYFMTDVQLDAINIKVTELNI; the protein is encoded by the coding sequence ATGGCAGAACGAACGGGAATGCTAACAGCTGAAGACCAGGCTTGTCTCGGTTCTTTCAACATTGCACCAAAAGTTATCGAAGATATTGCAAGCCAGGCTTGTAGAGATTTTGAAGAAGTAAACTTGCTTTCTTCTTGGCGTGCCAATTTTAATGACTGGATGAACCGTGACCAAGCGGTAATCCTCTATCAGAATGAGGACCATGAGATCTTTTTGGAAATTGCACTTTCCTTAAAGTATGGTGTCAATGTGCCAGAAACCATGACCCGCTTGCAACAACACGTGTTCGAAGAAGTTTATTTTATGACAGATGTACAACTTGACGCTATCAATATTAAAGTGACTGAACTTAATATTTAG
- the nusB gene encoding transcription antitermination factor NusB — protein MNKGMKLGTSQIREIALLVLYQQALNPELAPEACMTYVLENLDQLKQVVKYEEVDEEGLEALKDKEQFFEKQQQSPSKGNDFTAIDFEEGEELPPYLLQLVSGVLANQEAIDARLDQSISGKWSVKRLEKINLAILRLALYEMFYVAEDRVPKVVAVNEAIELAKRYSDDRSRRFINGVLSNTMEK, from the coding sequence ATGAATAAAGGAATGAAATTAGGCACTTCACAAATTAGAGAAATTGCTCTCCTAGTTCTCTACCAGCAAGCATTAAATCCGGAACTGGCTCCAGAAGCATGTATGACTTATGTTCTAGAAAACTTAGACCAGTTGAAGCAGGTCGTTAAGTATGAGGAAGTCGATGAAGAGGGATTAGAAGCGCTCAAAGATAAAGAACAATTTTTCGAAAAACAGCAACAAAGCCCTAGCAAAGGCAATGATTTTACGGCAATTGATTTTGAAGAGGGGGAAGAACTTCCTCCCTATCTCTTACAATTAGTTTCTGGTGTTCTGGCCAACCAAGAAGCCATTGATGCGAGGTTGGACCAGTCTATCTCAGGTAAATGGTCAGTCAAACGTTTGGAAAAAATTAATTTAGCTATCTTACGTCTAGCTCTATATGAAATGTTCTACGTTGCAGAAGACCGGGTTCCTAAGGTAGTAGCGGTTAATGAGGCGATTGAACTCGCCAAACGCTATTCGGACGACCGGTCGCGACGCTTTATTAATGGTGTTTTGTCAAATACAATGGAAAAATAA
- a CDS encoding bifunctional 5,10-methylenetetrahydrofolate dehydrogenase/5,10-methenyltetrahydrofolate cyclohydrolase produces MIEIYSKDYVKEQKKKMAERVEALKAKGIHPSMTTFLVQGRSANAQYAKVKGRFAETVGVDYHLVELDAETTTEDLIKAIEEKNQDPNTHGIMVEMPLPEHIDESQIRVALDPNKDVDALHPIHLGNLLHQRPSTIPNTPLAAMKMLELADTEFKGKDCVVIGNSTVVGRPLAELLEQKEATVTLCHIFTNDTAKFTREADIVCSATGVPHLVTEDMIKEGATVVDIGTTYTEDGKLLGDVDYENVAPKTRAITPVPGGVGPVTQVMLFDQMITRLEKEAN; encoded by the coding sequence ATGATTGAAATTTATTCTAAAGATTATGTGAAAGAGCAAAAGAAAAAAATGGCTGAACGTGTTGAGGCCCTAAAGGCAAAAGGTATTCATCCCTCGATGACAACTTTCTTAGTCCAAGGACGCAGCGCTAATGCCCAATACGCTAAAGTAAAAGGCCGCTTTGCGGAAACTGTTGGCGTGGACTACCACTTAGTTGAACTAGACGCTGAAACCACTACGGAAGATCTTATTAAGGCAATTGAAGAGAAAAACCAAGATCCTAATACCCATGGGATTATGGTTGAAATGCCTCTGCCTGAACATATCGACGAGTCTCAAATTCGTGTGGCCCTAGATCCTAATAAGGATGTAGACGCTCTCCATCCTATCCATTTAGGTAACTTACTCCACCAGCGTCCTTCAACTATCCCCAATACTCCTTTGGCTGCGATGAAAATGCTCGAACTAGCAGATACTGAATTCAAAGGTAAAGACTGCGTGGTGATTGGTAACAGTACGGTTGTTGGCCGTCCATTGGCTGAACTCTTAGAGCAAAAAGAAGCAACGGTTACCCTCTGCCATATCTTCACCAATGATACGGCTAAATTTACGCGTGAAGCTGACATTGTCTGTTCCGCAACGGGCGTGCCCCATCTTGTGACTGAAGATATGATTAAAGAAGGGGCGACTGTCGTTGATATTGGGACAACCTATACCGAAGATGGCAAACTCTTAGGTGATGTGGATTATGAAAATGTTGCCCCTAAGACACGGGCGATAAC